GCGATGTCTTTGGGCGAACACCCTCGAAATCGACATCCCCTACGATTTTCCCATTGACGTCGTTGATGCCCACGTCGATGACGACAGCACCTTCCTTGACGTACTCAGCCGTAATCGCCCTGGGTCTGCCCATCGAGACGATCAGGATGTCTGCCTCACGCGTGTACTTGACAAGGTCGACGGTCTTGGAATGGCACACCGTGACCGTGGCGTCACGCTGAAGCAGCAGAGAGGCAACTGGCTTGCCCACGATGTTGCTGCGGCCCACAACAACCGCGTTCTTGCCCTGGATGCGAACACCATAGTTCTCCAGGAGAGAGATAATCGATCTTGCGGTGGCTGGAACAAAGTGAGGCTTGCCGATCATCAGCTGACCCATGTTGAAGGGGTGAAAAGCATCGACATCCTTGTCGGGACTGATAGCGTGCAAGACCGAATCCACA
This region of Coprothermobacter sp. genomic DNA includes:
- a CDS encoding bifunctional methylenetetrahydrofolate dehydrogenase/methenyltetrahydrofolate cyclohydrolase (catalyzes the formation of 5,10-methenyltetrahydrofolate from 5,10-methylenetetrahydrofolate and subsequent formation of 10-formyltetrahydrofolate from 5,10-methenyltetrahydrofolate); this translates as MGSIMEASLFTRKIEAEITKEVERLKSEGHNPSLSVIVVGNSPSTMVYFKNMSHKGVELGFYVELRKIDDSVGAAEVLELIHNLNDSKDVDGILVGLPLPKEYDVDSVLHAISPDKDVDAFHPFNMGQLMIGKPHFVPATARSIISLLENYGVRIQGKNAVVVGRSNIVGKPVASLLLQRDATVTVCHSKTVDLVKYTREADILIVSMGRPRAITAEYVKEGAVVIDVGINDVNGKIVGDVDFEGVRPKTSLITPVPGGVGVLTTLMLFDNVLKAARLNSEKH